The Symphalangus syndactylus isolate Jambi chromosome 16, NHGRI_mSymSyn1-v2.1_pri, whole genome shotgun sequence genome has a window encoding:
- the CYTL1 gene encoding cytokine-like protein 1, with amino-acid sequence MRTPGPLPVLLLLLAGAPAVQPAPPTCYSRMRGLSQEITRDFQLLQVSEPSEPCVRYLPRLYLDIHNYCVLDKLQDFVASPQCWKVAQVDSLKDKARKLYTIMNSFCRRDLVFLLDDCNALEYPIPVTTVLPDRQR; translated from the exons ATGAGGACGCCTGGGCCTCTGCCCGTGCTTCTGCTGCTCCTGGCGGGAGCCCCCGCCGTGCAGCCCGCTCCCCCGACCTGCTACTCCCGCATGCGGGGCCTGAGCCAGGAGATCACCCGCGACTTCCAGCTCCTGCAGGTCTCGGAGCCCTCG GAGCCGTGTGTGAGATACCTGCCCAGGCTGTACCTGGACATACAC AATTACTGTGTGCTGGACAAGCTGCAGGACTTTGTGGCCTCGCCCCAGTGTTGGAAAGTGGCCCAAGTGGATTCCTTGAAGGACAAAGCACGGAAGCTGTACACCATCATGAACTCGTTCTGCAGGAGA GATTTGGTATTCCTGTTGGATGACTGCAATGCCTTGGAATACCCAATCCCAGTGACTACGGTCCTGCCAGATCGTCAGCGCTAA